One Nitrospirota bacterium DNA window includes the following coding sequences:
- a CDS encoding Nramp family divalent metal transporter, with translation MNPKSLFGRHSPKLGALEILKYIGPGFLVTVGFIDPGNWASNVAAGSQYGYSLLWMVTLSTFMLIVLQHNAAHLGIATGLCLSESATLHFPKPASRIFLGSAMLASVSTALAEILGAAIGLNMLFGLPLTIGATITAVLACIMLITNSYKRLEVWIIGFVSLIGLAFIFELSLVPVQWGEAAKGWVVPALPAGSLPIMMSVLGAVVMPHNIFLHSEIIQSRQWNIEGEEVIKKQLKYEFIDTLAAMLVGWAINSAIILVAAAVFHANDTVVTDLPQAQATLKPLLGNASGVVFALALLLAGFSSSITAAMAGGSIFAGMFREPFDMADSHSRIGIIITFAGALLIVFFLKDPFQGIIWSQIALSLQLPWTIFSLIALTSSRSVMGKFSNSSRDKIVLWVSAVIVSVLNIMLLIKVL, from the coding sequence ATGAACCCGAAGTCCCTGTTCGGCAGGCACAGTCCAAAGCTCGGTGCGCTGGAGATCCTCAAATATATCGGCCCCGGATTTCTGGTGACCGTAGGTTTTATCGATCCCGGCAACTGGGCCTCTAATGTCGCTGCCGGCTCGCAATACGGCTATTCGCTGCTCTGGATGGTTACACTCTCGACCTTCATGCTCATTGTGCTCCAACATAACGCAGCGCATCTGGGGATAGCCACCGGTCTCTGCCTTTCCGAGTCGGCGACATTGCATTTCCCGAAACCCGCAAGCAGGATATTCCTCGGAAGCGCCATGCTGGCCTCTGTCTCGACCGCCCTTGCCGAGATCCTGGGCGCTGCCATCGGCCTGAACATGCTTTTTGGGCTGCCGCTTACGATCGGCGCAACGATTACCGCGGTCCTGGCCTGCATCATGCTGATCACAAACAGTTACAAAAGGCTTGAGGTATGGATCATCGGTTTTGTCTCTCTTATCGGCCTTGCCTTTATCTTTGAACTGAGTCTGGTTCCTGTGCAGTGGGGCGAGGCAGCAAAGGGCTGGGTTGTGCCTGCACTGCCTGCCGGCTCGCTGCCGATTATGATGAGCGTGCTGGGGGCTGTTGTGATGCCTCATAACATTTTTCTCCATTCAGAGATCATACAGAGCAGACAATGGAATATTGAGGGCGAAGAAGTGATAAAAAAGCAGCTCAAGTATGAGTTCATTGATACCCTGGCTGCCATGCTTGTGGGCTGGGCAATCAACAGCGCCATAATACTGGTGGCTGCTGCGGTCTTTCATGCAAACGACACTGTAGTTACGGACCTGCCCCAGGCCCAGGCAACGCTGAAACCGCTCCTGGGCAATGCCAGCGGAGTGGTATTTGCGCTTGCTCTTTTGCTGGCAGGTTTCTCGTCTTCAATCACTGCTGCCATGGCAGGCGGCAGCATCTTTGCCGGCATGTTCCGGGAACCCTTTGATATGGCAGACTCCCATTCCCGCATCGGCATCATCATCACCTTTGCCGGTGCCCTTCTGATTGTTTTTTTTCTGAAAGACCCTTTTCAGGGCATTATCTGGAGCCAGATCGCCCTGAGTCTGCAATTGCCCTGGACCATCTTCTCTCTTATTGCTCTGACCTCTTCCAGAAGCGTGATGGGCAAGTTTTCAAACTCCAGCCGGGACAAGATCGTGCTCTGGGTCTCGGCAGTGATCGTTTCTGTCCTGAATATCATGCTGCTGATCAAGGTGCTTTGA
- a CDS encoding glutamine amidotransferase (Catalyzes the transfer of the ammonia group from glutamine to a new carbon-nitrogen group), producing the protein MSILILKNISTEGPGTIEDFLVHNNMHHTTIDLARHAIDSAAGYDTLLMLGGPMSVNDEAEYPYLTQEMKLAEQFMKDGKKVFGVCLGAQLMAKALGARVYPGREKEIGWYDIELKDAGTQDPLMAYLAPDSSSCKVFHWHGETFDIPQGAERLAASDLYPNQAFRYGNNAYAFQFHIEVSRQMISDWLKNEPVDLKKLDQETEAYYADYAARAENFYKAFF; encoded by the coding sequence ATGTCCATATTGATATTAAAGAACATTTCGACCGAAGGCCCGGGCACTATCGAGGATTTTCTCGTGCATAACAATATGCACCATACGACTATAGACCTTGCGCGTCACGCAATCGATTCTGCCGCAGGCTATGATACCCTGCTTATGCTGGGCGGGCCGATGAGCGTCAACGATGAGGCTGAGTATCCTTATCTGACTCAGGAGATGAAGCTTGCCGAGCAGTTCATGAAAGACGGCAAAAAAGTTTTTGGTGTCTGCCTCGGCGCGCAGCTCATGGCAAAGGCGCTCGGTGCAAGAGTATACCCTGGAAGGGAAAAAGAGATCGGCTGGTATGATATTGAGCTGAAAGATGCCGGTACACAGGACCCGCTTATGGCTTATCTTGCGCCTGACAGCAGCAGTTGCAAAGTCTTCCACTGGCATGGAGAGACCTTTGACATACCACAGGGGGCAGAGCGGCTCGCAGCATCTGACCTGTATCCGAACCAGGCGTTCAGGTATGGCAATAATGCCTACGCGTTTCAGTTCCATATCGAAGTGTCCAGACAGATGATCTCCGATTGGTTGAAAAATGAGCCTGTTGATCTGAAGAAGCTCGATCAGGAGACCGAAGCATATTACGCAGACTATGCTGCAAGGGCAGAGAATTTCTATAAGGCATTCTTTTAA
- a CDS encoding P-II family nitrogen regulator encodes MKKIEAIIKPFKLDEVKDALNEIGIQGMTVTEVKGFGRQKGHTELYRGAEYIVDFIPKIKLEIVTSDSLSAKVVQTIEKVAKTGKIGDGKIFVYAVEEVIRIRTGEQGETAV; translated from the coding sequence ATGAAGAAGATAGAGGCAATCATCAAGCCATTCAAGCTTGACGAGGTGAAGGACGCGCTGAACGAGATTGGCATTCAGGGCATGACCGTAACCGAGGTTAAGGGGTTCGGCAGACAGAAGGGCCACACAGAACTGTATCGCGGGGCTGAGTATATCGTTGATTTTATCCCCAAGATCAAACTAGAGATCGTCACTTCGGACAGTCTTTCTGCCAAGGTTGTACAGACCATAGAGAAGGTTGCCAAGACCGGCAAGATCGGCGATGGCAAGATCTTTGTCTATGCAGTAGAAGAGGTCATAAGGATCAGGACAGGAGAGCAGGGAGAAACGGCAGTATAA
- a CDS encoding YchJ family protein, producing MNICPCGSTLAYDACCQAIIKGERPAETAEQLMRSRYSAYVMKEIDYLRTSLHPDHRADFNEKTTRAWAEGAEWHNLEIIETIGGGPDDSEGKVAFAVTYTEQGSKKDYRERALFSKKNGMWYLVSGEPLPAKQVVREAPKTGRNDPCPCGSGKKYKKCCGL from the coding sequence ATGAATATATGCCCCTGCGGATCAACCCTGGCGTATGATGCATGCTGCCAGGCAATAATTAAAGGTGAAAGACCGGCAGAAACTGCTGAACAGCTTATGCGTTCCCGGTACAGCGCTTACGTCATGAAGGAAATAGACTATCTCCGCACCTCTTTGCATCCTGACCACAGGGCCGACTTCAACGAAAAGACGACCCGTGCCTGGGCAGAGGGCGCTGAATGGCATAACCTTGAGATCATCGAAACCATCGGCGGCGGCCCTGACGACAGTGAAGGGAAGGTTGCCTTTGCCGTAACCTATACCGAGCAGGGGAGCAAAAAGGACTATCGCGAGCGGGCTCTGTTTAGCAAAAAAAACGGTATGTGGTATCTGGTCAGCGGCGAGCCGCTGCCTGCAAAGCAGGTTGTCCGTGAAGCGCCGAAGACCGGGCGGAATGATCCATGCCCCTGTGGCAGCGGCAAAAAATATAAGAAATGCTGCGGTCTCTAA
- a CDS encoding glutathionylspermidine synthase family protein has protein sequence MKRLTVSPRNNWQQRMEEIGFTFHTPGSTYWQEDAYYEFSNDQVDHLEAVTEDLHAICLEAVDHVVKNNLFLKMGITEAGAALVRDSWSRADRSLYGRFDLVYDSKQELKLLEYNADTPTALFETAVVQWVWLQERFPEMDQFNSVHEKLMDAFGAVASSRGILQPFYFACAKDHEEDFVTVEYLRDVAFQTGFDARHIFMEDIGYSSETNRFYDLEENEIRCLFKLYPWEWLLAEDFGPHISGASVAFFEPAWKMVLSNKGTLAVLWEMYPDHPNLLPAFFEPERLKDGYVRKPLFSREGANILMQDSRMSYREETDGTYGQEGYIYQKIAKPPCFDGNYAIIGSWVVNGLPAGIGIREDDTPITKNTSRFVPHLFRPNAPTVGALEA, from the coding sequence ATGAAGCGCCTGACTGTCTCTCCCCGGAATAACTGGCAGCAGCGCATGGAGGAGATCGGCTTTACCTTTCATACCCCCGGCAGCACCTATTGGCAAGAGGACGCATACTACGAATTTTCGAATGATCAGGTTGATCATCTGGAGGCAGTTACAGAAGATCTCCACGCCATCTGTCTTGAGGCAGTCGATCATGTGGTCAAGAATAATCTTTTCCTGAAAATGGGTATCACCGAGGCAGGCGCAGCCCTTGTCAGAGATTCGTGGAGCAGAGCTGATCGCTCATTATATGGGCGGTTCGACCTGGTCTATGACAGCAAACAGGAGTTGAAGCTTCTTGAATATAATGCCGACACGCCGACCGCACTTTTTGAGACAGCAGTTGTCCAGTGGGTCTGGCTGCAGGAGCGGTTTCCTGAGATGGACCAGTTCAATTCGGTCCATGAAAAGCTGATGGACGCCTTTGGTGCTGTCGCCTCTTCCAGGGGCATATTGCAGCCCTTCTATTTTGCCTGTGCCAAAGACCACGAAGAGGATTTTGTTACCGTAGAATATTTGAGAGACGTTGCGTTTCAGACAGGGTTTGATGCCCGGCATATATTCATGGAAGATATCGGTTATAGCAGCGAGACGAACAGGTTCTATGACCTTGAAGAAAACGAGATACGCTGCCTTTTTAAGCTGTATCCCTGGGAGTGGCTTCTGGCCGAGGATTTCGGCCCTCATATTTCTGGTGCATCAGTTGCATTTTTCGAGCCTGCATGGAAAATGGTGCTCTCGAACAAGGGGACCCTTGCAGTCCTCTGGGAAATGTATCCGGATCATCCGAACCTGCTGCCCGCATTCTTTGAGCCTGAAAGGCTGAAGGATGGTTATGTGCGCAAGCCGCTCTTTTCCCGGGAGGGGGCCAATATCCTTATGCAGGACAGTCGTATGAGCTACCGGGAAGAGACTGACGGTACCTACGGGCAGGAAGGATATATTTATCAGAAGATAGCCAAACCGCCCTGTTTCGACGGCAACTATGCGATCATCGGGTCATGGGTAGTTAACGGCCTGCCTGCAGGCATTGGCATACGCGAGGACGATACGCCCATCACAAAGAACACCAGCCGGTTTGTGCCGCATCTGTTCCGGCCAAACGCACCAACAGTAGGCGCCCTGGAGGCGTAA
- a CDS encoding DUF350 domain-containing protein, producing MITGTIGTSLAGMTAFLAYFGASVLLVLLFLVVYGRVTPYREFALISGGNLAAALSYGGALLGFAFPLSSAISHSVSLFDMVIWGIVALVVQIVTFLAVRLSMPGIVSDIPANKVAAGCFLGIVSVATGIINAACMTY from the coding sequence ATGATCACAGGAACCATTGGCACATCACTGGCAGGCATGACAGCCTTTCTCGCATACTTCGGCGCGTCTGTCCTGCTTGTTCTGCTCTTTCTCGTCGTGTATGGAAGGGTCACGCCCTACAGGGAGTTTGCCCTTATATCTGGCGGTAACCTTGCGGCGGCACTGAGCTATGGCGGAGCCTTGCTCGGGTTCGCCTTTCCCCTTTCGAGCGCCATCTCCCACAGCGTCAGTCTTTTCGACATGGTCATATGGGGCATTGTGGCCCTCGTTGTTCAGATCGTTACCTTTCTGGCGGTGAGGCTCTCGATGCCCGGGATCGTCTCTGACATTCCGGCCAACAAGGTGGCTGCAGGCTGTTTCCTCGGGATCGTCTCTGTCGCAACCGGCATCATCAACGCAGCCTGCATGACGTATTAG
- a CDS encoding aminotransferase class I/II-fold pyridoxal phosphate-dependent enzyme, with translation MLHLKRQLPYRPTERMNVVSYPIRDIVMEAKREEAKGKKMIYLNIGDPPQYGFEPFKVIADRVKSSLDENWKGYAPSEGDEELRTTVAKIEKCRPEDVFAVAGLTEGIDFFFHSFIGFGEKVLLPNPVYPLYLSKAKQFEGESVFYRHDSDGQIDVAYLAKKIEGAKAMVIINPNNPLGSVYSEKNLAEVVALCAEYDVPIFYDGSYDQLILEGKIVDFRKIARNKIPFIYGSSLSKDFCYTGARIGWVTFHGDKWSEVKNAFFLLCNQRLSVNWEYQKAAAAALVDPSYPAYIADMKKRLLERRDTFIKMAKKMPLSFPVPMGAFYAFMKIETPKWRKDIEFVRAALKEGVVFVPGSGFGRQEDGVYFRTTFLPEPKIIEEAFSKIKKLL, from the coding sequence ATGTTACATCTAAAACGTCAATTGCCTTACCGGCCCACAGAGCGGATGAATGTGGTGAGCTATCCGATCCGGGACATTGTGATGGAGGCAAAACGCGAAGAGGCCAAGGGCAAGAAGATGATCTACCTCAATATCGGCGACCCCCCCCAATACGGGTTTGAGCCGTTTAAGGTGATAGCGGATAGGGTAAAGAGCTCGCTTGACGAAAACTGGAAGGGCTATGCCCCTTCTGAGGGCGACGAAGAGCTCAGGACCACAGTGGCCAAAATCGAGAAATGCAGGCCTGAAGATGTCTTTGCTGTTGCAGGCCTCACCGAGGGCATAGATTTCTTTTTCCATTCATTTATCGGGTTTGGTGAGAAGGTGCTCCTTCCCAATCCGGTATATCCGCTTTATTTGAGCAAGGCCAAACAGTTCGAGGGTGAGAGCGTCTTTTACCGGCACGATTCTGACGGCCAGATTGATGTGGCATATCTGGCAAAGAAGATCGAGGGCGCCAAGGCGATGGTGATCATCAACCCCAACAATCCCCTGGGCTCGGTCTATTCTGAAAAGAACCTTGCCGAGGTTGTTGCGCTCTGCGCTGAATACGACGTGCCAATATTTTATGATGGGTCATACGATCAGCTTATCCTTGAAGGCAAGATCGTGGACTTCAGAAAAATAGCCAGAAACAAGATACCGTTCATATATGGAAGCTCGCTTTCGAAAGATTTTTGCTACACCGGAGCGCGGATAGGATGGGTAACGTTTCATGGAGACAAATGGTCAGAGGTGAAGAATGCATTTTTCCTCCTCTGCAACCAGCGCCTGTCTGTAAATTGGGAATACCAGAAGGCAGCAGCCGCAGCCCTTGTCGATCCCTCTTACCCGGCCTATATTGCTGATATGAAGAAGAGACTGCTTGAGAGACGGGACACCTTTATAAAGATGGCAAAGAAGATGCCGCTTTCGTTTCCGGTCCCTATGGGTGCCTTCTATGCGTTTATGAAGATTGAGACGCCGAAATGGCGGAAGGATATCGAGTTCGTGCGCGCTGCTCTGAAGGAAGGTGTTGTCTTCGTGCCTGGCTCGGGGTTTGGCAGGCAGGAAGACGGTGTCTATTTCAGGACAACATTTCTGCCGGAACCGAAGATCATCGAAGAGGCATTCAGCAAGATCAAGAAACTGCTGTAA